One Fusobacterium varium DNA segment encodes these proteins:
- a CDS encoding PASTA domain-containing protein, whose product MNKKLVFFSFITVVALGVAGFFSLKIFEKSYFNETYYKVPDLKSFTLEEAEELLTDNNLNIRNMGDEFSDLPVGEIFMQEPEPDSIVKKNRNIKVWVSKGEALVEVPQLVGMNFLDAKAIAEQKGLIVDRVASTKAALPYNEVIATDPATDTLLKKGQKISFLINSSKQMMETKMPDIIGVDVNDAEILLSENSLLVGKINYVTLAEIPDGVVIETSIVSGRKVPAGTEIDITVNRIK is encoded by the coding sequence ATGAATAAAAAGTTAGTTTTTTTCTCTTTTATCACAGTTGTAGCTCTAGGTGTGGCAGGGTTCTTTTCATTAAAAATATTTGAAAAATCATATTTTAATGAAACTTACTACAAAGTGCCAGATTTAAAGAGCTTTACTCTTGAAGAGGCTGAAGAACTTTTAACTGATAACAATCTTAACATTAGAAATATGGGAGATGAATTTTCAGATCTTCCAGTAGGTGAAATATTTATGCAAGAGCCTGAACCAGATAGTATTGTAAAGAAAAATAGAAATATAAAGGTTTGGGTAAGTAAAGGAGAGGCTCTAGTAGAAGTGCCACAACTTGTGGGAATGAACTTCCTTGATGCTAAAGCCATAGCTGAACAAAAGGGGTTAATAGTTGATAGAGTAGCCTCAACAAAGGCAGCTCTTCCATATAATGAGGTTATTGCCACTGATCCAGCTACAGATACTCTTTTAAAGAAAGGACAAAAAATCTCTTTCCTTATAAATAGTTCAAAGCAGATGATGGAAACAAAGATGCCCGATATTATTGGAGTTGATGTAAATGATGCTGAAATTCTTTTAAGTGAAAATTCACTGCTTGTAGGAAAGATTAATTATGTAACATTAGCAGAAATACCAGATGGTGTTGTTATTGAAACAAGTATAGTTTCAGGAAGAAAAGTTCCAGCAGGAACAGAGATAGATATTACTGTAAATAGAATAAAATAA
- a CDS encoding urease subunit gamma has translation MKLTLREKEKLLIVVAAEVARRRKNKGLKLNYPEAIALITDELMEGAREGKSVEELMSFGRTILTRDDVMEGVPEMIETVQVEATFPDGTKLVSVKDPIE, from the coding sequence ATGAAACTAACTCTTAGAGAAAAAGAAAAACTTCTTATAGTTGTAGCTGCTGAAGTAGCTAGAAGAAGAAAAAATAAAGGTTTAAAACTTAACTATCCAGAGGCTATTGCATTGATTACAGATGAATTAATGGAAGGAGCTAGAGAGGGAAAAAGTGTTGAAGAATTAATGAGCTTTGGAAGAACTATCCTTACTAGAGATGATGTAATGGAAGGTGTGCCAGAGATGATAGAAACTGTACAAGTTGAAGCAACTTTCCCAGATGGAACAAAACTTGTAAGTGTTAAAGATCCAATTGAATAG
- a CDS encoding urease subunit beta, with protein sequence MKPGEYILRKDKIVCNAGKEAITLRVINRGDRAIQIGSHFHFYEVNPILEFDRAKAYGKRLDIAAGTAVRFEPGDEKEIRLIDIAGNRKVYGLNDKVNGALD encoded by the coding sequence ATGAAACCGGGAGAATATATTTTAAGAAAAGATAAAATAGTTTGTAATGCTGGAAAAGAAGCGATTACATTGAGAGTTATAAATAGAGGAGATAGAGCTATACAAATAGGATCTCACTTTCATTTTTATGAAGTAAATCCAATTCTTGAATTTGATAGAGCAAAAGCTTATGGAAAGAGATTGGACATAGCTGCTGGAACTGCTGTAAGATTTGAGCCTGGAGATGAAAAAGAGATTAGACTTATTGATATAGCAGGAAATAGAAAAGTTTATGGTTTAAATGATAAAGTAAACGGAGCATTAGACTAG
- a CDS encoding transposase gives MILAKKVRIYPTKEQEQKLWQSVGTARFIYNYTLTKQEENYKNGGKFISDGIIRKELTQLKKSELSWLNEVSNNITKQAVKDACNAYKRFFKGLANKPKFKSRKKSKPSFYNDPIKLKVKEKKVLIEKVGWIKTNEQIPRNVKYNNPRVTYDNKYWYISVGIEVEKEQEKLTDMSLGVDLGLKDLAICSDGTVFKNINKTKKVKKLEKKLKQKQRQISRKYEINKIKKEGGERCQFIKTKNIEKLENTTKLIHRKLTNIRNNYLHQVTTSIVKAKPYRIVIEDLNVSGMMKNKHLSDSVRKQCFNKFRQYLTYKTELNGIELVIADRFYSSSKTCSECGYIKKDLKLKDRIYRCPHCGAVIDRDYNASLNLSVYKLA, from the coding sequence ATGATACTTGCGAAGAAAGTTAGAATTTATCCAACTAAAGAGCAAGAACAAAAATTGTGGCAATCTGTAGGAACTGCTAGATTTATCTATAATTACACTCTTACAAAACAAGAAGAAAATTATAAAAATGGTGGTAAATTTATTAGCGATGGAATCATAAGAAAAGAATTAACTCAACTTAAAAAGTCAGAACTATCATGGTTAAATGAAGTATCAAATAATATTACTAAACAAGCTGTAAAAGACGCCTGTAATGCCTATAAAAGATTTTTTAAAGGTTTAGCAAATAAACCAAAATTTAAAAGTAGAAAGAAAAGCAAACCTAGTTTTTACAATGACCCTATAAAATTAAAAGTTAAAGAGAAAAAAGTCTTAATTGAAAAAGTAGGTTGGATAAAAACAAATGAGCAAATACCAAGGAATGTTAAATATAATAATCCTAGAGTTACTTATGATAATAAATATTGGTATATATCTGTTGGGATAGAAGTGGAAAAAGAGCAGGAAAAACTAACGGATATGTCGTTAGGTGTAGATTTAGGTTTAAAAGATTTGGCTATTTGTTCAGATGGAACTGTTTTTAAAAATATTAACAAAACTAAAAAAGTAAAAAAATTAGAAAAAAAATTAAAACAGAAACAAAGACAAATTAGCAGAAAATATGAGATAAATAAAATTAAAAAAGAGGGAGGTGAACGTTGCCAATTTATTAAAACTAAAAATATAGAAAAATTAGAAAATACAACAAAGCTAATACATAGAAAATTAACTAATATTAGAAATAACTATCTTCATCAAGTTACAACAAGTATAGTGAAAGCCAAACCATACAGAATTGTGATAGAAGATTTGAATGTTTCTGGAATGATGAAAAATAAACATCTGTCTGATTCAGTAAGAAAACAATGTTTTAATAAGTTTAGACAGTATCTGACATATAAAACAGAGTTAAATGGAATTGAATTGGTAATAGCAGATAGATTTTATTCATCATCAAAAACTTGTAGCGAGTGTGGTTATATAAAAAAAGATTTAAAACTAAAAGATAGAATTTATAGATGTCCACATTGTGGAGCAGTGATTGATAGAGATTATAATGCTTCACTAAATTTATCTGTGTATAAATTAGCATAA
- the ureC gene encoding urease subunit alpha: MSFEIGRKQYASMYGPTTGDSIRLADTELFIRIEKDYTTYGEECKFGGGKSLRAGMGLNPVEMRDNEKVVDTIITNAVILDYTGVYKADIGIKDGKIKFIGKGGNPDMMDNVDFIVSASTEVIAGEGTIVTAGGIDTHVHYITPEIVETALSGGLTTLIGGGTGPAEGTKAVTSTPGAWHIHRMLESAEGFPINFGFFGKGSGAVEGPNEEQIEAGAIGLKVHEDWGATRSAIDNALKCADKYDVQVALHSDTLNEFGFVEDTIDAIKDRVIHTFHTEGAGGGHAPDIVRMASFNNVLPASTNPTKPFTVNTIAEHLDMLMVCHHLDPKVPEDLAFADSRIREQTIAAEDILQDMGALSIMSSDALAMGRIGEVVMRTWQTAHKMKLQRGILEGDEEYCDNNRAKRYIAKYTINPALAHGISEYVGSIEVGKYADLVIWEPAFFGVKPKMVVKCGMVAQAVVGDANATIPTPEPMIMRNQFGGYGKAIGSTSITFVSTYAYEDGIKDKLGLNKIVLPVRGHRTLTKKDMKLNNATPNITVDPQTYDVRVDGELITCEPLKELPMAQKYFLF, encoded by the coding sequence ATGAGCTTTGAAATAGGAAGAAAACAATATGCTTCTATGTATGGTCCAACTACTGGAGATAGTATAAGACTAGCAGATACGGAGCTTTTTATTAGAATAGAAAAAGATTATACTACTTATGGAGAAGAGTGTAAATTTGGTGGAGGAAAATCTCTAAGAGCTGGAATGGGACTTAACCCTGTTGAGATGAGAGATAATGAAAAAGTTGTTGATACAATAATCACAAATGCAGTTATTCTTGACTACACAGGAGTATATAAAGCTGATATCGGTATAAAAGATGGAAAGATCAAATTTATCGGTAAAGGTGGAAACCCAGATATGATGGACAATGTAGATTTTATTGTATCTGCAAGTACTGAAGTTATAGCTGGAGAGGGAACAATAGTTACAGCTGGAGGAATTGATACTCACGTTCACTATATTACACCTGAAATAGTTGAAACTGCTTTAAGTGGAGGACTTACAACTCTTATTGGAGGGGGAACAGGACCTGCTGAAGGAACAAAAGCTGTTACTTCAACTCCAGGAGCTTGGCATATTCACAGAATGTTAGAATCAGCTGAAGGATTCCCTATTAACTTCGGTTTCTTTGGAAAGGGAAGTGGAGCTGTTGAAGGTCCTAATGAGGAGCAAATAGAAGCTGGAGCTATCGGTTTAAAAGTTCACGAAGACTGGGGAGCTACAAGATCAGCTATTGACAATGCACTAAAATGTGCAGACAAATATGATGTTCAAGTTGCACTACACTCTGATACATTAAATGAATTTGGATTTGTTGAAGATACTATTGATGCAATAAAAGATAGAGTAATTCATACTTTCCATACAGAGGGAGCAGGGGGAGGACACGCACCTGACATCGTTAGAATGGCATCATTTAATAATGTACTACCAGCATCAACTAACCCTACTAAACCTTTTACAGTTAACACAATAGCTGAACATTTAGATATGTTAATGGTTTGTCATCACCTAGACCCTAAAGTTCCTGAAGATTTAGCCTTTGCTGATTCAAGAATCAGAGAGCAAACAATAGCTGCTGAAGATATTCTTCAAGATATGGGAGCTTTAAGTATTATGAGTTCTGATGCTCTTGCAATGGGAAGAATTGGAGAGGTTGTAATGAGAACTTGGCAAACAGCTCACAAAATGAAACTACAAAGAGGAATTTTAGAGGGAGATGAGGAGTATTGTGATAACAATAGAGCTAAAAGATATATTGCTAAATACACAATCAACCCTGCTCTAGCTCATGGAATCTCTGAATATGTAGGTTCTATTGAAGTTGGTAAATATGCTGACTTAGTTATTTGGGAACCTGCTTTCTTTGGAGTAAAACCTAAAATGGTAGTAAAATGTGGAATGGTAGCTCAAGCAGTTGTTGGAGATGCCAATGCAACAATTCCTACACCTGAGCCAATGATTATGAGAAATCAATTTGGAGGATATGGAAAAGCTATTGGAAGCACATCTATAACATTTGTTTCAACTTATGCTTATGAAGATGGAATCAAAGATAAACTAGGATTGAATAAAATAGTTTTACCAGTTAGAGGACATAGAACTTTAACTAAAAAGGATATGAAACTAAACAATGCAACTCCAAATATCACTGTTGATCCTCAAACATATGATGTAAGAGTAGATGGAGAGTTAATCACTTGTGAGCCATTAAAAGAATTACCAATGGCACAAAAATATTTCTTATTCTAA
- a CDS encoding urease accessory protein UreE produces MILDKILGNIKDMEDIHCHVERIYLESDELLKRVLRVTSDHGHEYGISLPKGSEMRDGDILFNDGHNMVVISVKEDDVIVITPRDINEMGEVAHNLGNKHLPVQIEDGKIIIQYDYLVEKFLQDLQVNFERKNMKLKQAFRHVDHSH; encoded by the coding sequence ATGATATTAGATAAAATTCTTGGAAATATAAAGGATATGGAAGATATACACTGTCATGTAGAGAGAATCTACTTAGAAAGTGATGAACTTTTAAAAAGAGTTCTAAGAGTGACATCAGATCATGGACATGAGTATGGAATCTCTTTACCAAAGGGTAGTGAAATGAGAGATGGAGATATTCTTTTTAATGATGGTCATAATATGGTAGTTATCTCTGTAAAAGAAGATGATGTTATTGTTATCACTCCTAGAGATATAAATGAGATGGGAGAGGTAGCACACAACCTTGGAAATAAACATTTACCAGTTCAAATTGAAGATGGTAAGATAATTATTCAATATGATTACTTAGTAGAAAAATTCCTACAAGATCTACAAGTAAATTTTGAAAGAAAAAATATGAAATTAAAGCAGGCATTTAGACATGTGGACCACAGCCATTAA
- a CDS encoding urease accessory protein UreF, translating into MWTTAINMKILNVMQICDSNFPVGSFNHSFGMETYLRDGEIKDTATLKVWLLSYLKHQFIYNDGFAMRIVFEKLKENKIDDIWELDRKITVQNTSKESRDGAKLIGQRMIKTYLELYDIPLLKEYGDRIRKKLSFGHPSIATAILLNYLEISIEDTILYYMYSTISTLIQNGVRAIPLGQKDGLILMQEFFPIFEKLLSEIMNLNDEDFGLTVPGLEISQINHEELVFRLFMS; encoded by the coding sequence ATGTGGACCACAGCCATTAATATGAAAATTTTAAATGTTATGCAAATTTGTGACTCAAACTTTCCAGTAGGCTCTTTTAATCACTCTTTTGGTATGGAGACATATTTAAGAGATGGAGAGATAAAAGATACTGCTACTCTAAAAGTTTGGTTACTATCATATCTTAAACATCAATTTATATATAATGATGGTTTTGCTATGAGAATAGTTTTTGAAAAATTAAAAGAGAACAAGATAGATGATATTTGGGAACTAGATAGAAAGATCACTGTACAAAACACTTCAAAAGAGAGTAGAGATGGAGCTAAACTAATTGGACAAAGAATGATTAAAACCTATTTAGAGCTTTATGATATACCTCTTTTAAAAGAGTATGGAGATAGAATCAGAAAAAAACTATCTTTTGGACACCCTAGTATTGCCACTGCTATTCTTTTGAATTATTTAGAAATATCTATTGAAGATACTATTCTATATTATATGTATAGTACAATCTCAACTTTAATTCAAAATGGAGTAAGAGCTATACCTCTAGGACAAAAGGATGGACTTATTTTAATGCAGGAGTTTTTCCCTATATTTGAAAAATTGCTGTCAGAGATAATGAATCTGAATGATGAGGATTTTGGATTGACAGTTCCGGGATTAGAGATATCACAAATAAATCACGAAGAATTAGTATTTAGATTGTTTATGTCTTAA
- the ureG gene encoding urease accessory protein UreG gives MKEPVIIGVGGPVGSGKTLLIERVTRMMANDYKIAVITNDIYTKEDAMFMVKNSVLPEDRIIGVETGGCPHTAIREDASMNFAAIDELKSRFDDLDIIFLESGGDNLAATFSPDLVDFSIYIIDVAQGEKIPRKAGQGMIKSDMFIINKIDLAPYVGANLDVMREDTKVFRKEKDFIFTNLKTDEGVNRVIDWIKSNCLLEGLK, from the coding sequence ATGAAAGAACCAGTAATAATCGGTGTTGGAGGACCAGTAGGTTCAGGGAAGACACTTCTAATAGAGAGAGTTACTAGAATGATGGCAAATGATTACAAGATTGCTGTTATAACTAATGATATTTATACAAAAGAAGATGCTATGTTTATGGTGAAAAACTCTGTTTTACCTGAAGATAGAATAATTGGAGTAGAAACTGGAGGTTGTCCTCATACAGCTATAAGAGAAGATGCCTCTATGAACTTTGCTGCAATAGATGAATTGAAAAGTAGATTTGATGATTTAGATATAATCTTCCTTGAAAGTGGAGGAGATAATCTAGCAGCTACTTTCAGTCCTGATTTAGTAGATTTTTCAATCTATATAATTGATGTGGCTCAAGGGGAGAAAATTCCTAGAAAAGCTGGACAAGGAATGATTAAAAGTGATATGTTCATTATAAATAAGATAGATTTAGCACCATATGTTGGGGCAAATCTTGATGTAATGAGAGAGGATACAAAAGTTTTTAGAAAAGAGAAAGACTTTATATTTACAAATCTTAAAACAGATGAGGGAGTAAATAGAGTTATTGATTGGATTAAATCTAATTGTCTTTTAGAGGGGCTTAAATAG
- a CDS encoding urease accessory protein UreD, whose product MREKITIDDLGKNNLAGYTELILQKTPRRTGAKKSYTVGAAKISPAIYLDDDSIPCYYLIQLGGGYIEGEYYENRLKLEEGSQAILTTQASSKIYKSENGIPSKQYTNLQLEKNSKLEFINDSVILYKDAVYEQSTDIYLEERATLIYSDGITAGWSPDGKLFQYTSARIKTNLYLNGELIYLDNLKITPKDYEVQSFGILEGYKNFGTMVVIDERVDKELIKRLREETKNLNLDVKFGISLLEKNGFIVRVLGNLTQDIQKVINKVHTYLRKEFFEFEELDLRKY is encoded by the coding sequence ATGAGAGAAAAAATCACAATAGATGATTTAGGAAAAAACAATCTTGCTGGGTATACTGAACTTATTTTACAAAAAACTCCTAGAAGAACAGGAGCAAAGAAAAGTTATACAGTGGGGGCAGCTAAGATCTCTCCAGCTATATATTTAGATGATGACAGTATCCCATGTTACTATCTTATTCAACTAGGTGGAGGATATATTGAGGGAGAGTATTATGAAAATAGATTAAAATTAGAGGAGGGTAGCCAAGCTATTTTAACTACTCAAGCATCTAGTAAGATTTATAAAAGTGAAAATGGTATTCCTTCAAAGCAATATACTAATCTACAACTTGAAAAAAATAGTAAACTTGAATTTATAAATGATAGTGTAATATTATATAAAGATGCAGTATATGAGCAAAGCACAGATATATATTTAGAAGAGAGAGCAACTCTTATATATTCTGATGGTATAACTGCTGGTTGGTCACCTGATGGAAAGCTCTTTCAATATACAAGTGCTAGAATAAAAACAAATCTTTATCTAAATGGAGAATTGATCTATTTAGATAATCTAAAAATTACACCTAAAGATTATGAGGTGCAAAGCTTTGGTATTCTTGAGGGATATAAAAACTTTGGAACAATGGTAGTAATTGATGAAAGAGTAGATAAAGAGTTGATAAAGAGATTGAGAGAGGAAACAAAAAATCTAAATTTAGATGTAAAATTTGGAATCTCTCTTCTTGAGAAAAATGGATTTATAGTTAGAGTATTGGGAAATCTTACTCAAGATATTCAAAAGGTTATAAATAAAGTTCATACATATTTAAGAAAAGAGTTTTTTGAATTTGAGGAGCTAGATTTAAGGAAGTACTAA
- a CDS encoding ABC transporter substrate-binding protein translates to MNLKKIIIGSLILGSLNVFAYEPIKYTFDDGVYKKEITVTKSPQRAVTLAQFMTETLLALGLEDKMTGTALLNEEILPEYKEAYDKIPELQLGEGQHSISKESFIATEVDFVSGWEQSIAEETTGSLDELVDRGIVPFISSGLAPDATIESVYNDFILLGRIFEVPERAEKVVAKMKAEVKSVTDKTKNIENKPRVLIYDSGEGEAFVGGSGLPNNLIELAGGENIYKDLGQDYATVSFEDIVQKNPEIIVVTEYYSGITGDEKIKFLKNSPALKDIDAIKNNRIYKIGLIDLAPGIRNSKAVEKLYNMFYGNEK, encoded by the coding sequence ATGAATTTAAAAAAAATAATAATAGGAAGTTTAATATTAGGTTCATTAAATGTTTTTGCCTATGAACCAATTAAATATACCTTTGATGATGGAGTATATAAAAAAGAGATAACTGTTACTAAGTCTCCACAAAGAGCTGTAACTTTAGCACAATTTATGACTGAAACTCTTTTAGCTCTTGGTTTAGAAGATAAGATGACAGGAACAGCTTTATTAAATGAAGAAATTTTACCAGAATACAAAGAGGCATATGACAAGATACCTGAACTACAATTAGGTGAGGGACAACACTCAATATCTAAGGAATCATTTATAGCAACAGAAGTTGACTTTGTATCTGGTTGGGAACAATCAATAGCAGAGGAAACAACAGGATCATTAGATGAATTAGTAGATAGAGGAATAGTTCCTTTTATCTCTAGTGGATTAGCTCCAGATGCTACTATTGAAAGTGTATATAATGATTTTATACTTTTAGGAAGAATATTTGAAGTCCCTGAAAGAGCTGAAAAAGTTGTAGCTAAGATGAAAGCTGAAGTTAAAAGTGTAACTGATAAAACTAAAAATATAGAAAATAAACCTAGAGTATTAATCTATGATTCAGGAGAGGGAGAAGCCTTTGTTGGAGGTTCAGGGTTACCTAATAATCTTATTGAACTTGCTGGTGGAGAAAATATCTATAAAGATCTAGGACAAGACTATGCTACTGTTTCCTTTGAAGATATTGTTCAAAAAAATCCTGAAATCATAGTTGTAACAGAGTATTATTCTGGAATTACAGGAGATGAAAAAATTAAATTCTTAAAAAATAGTCCAGCTTTAAAAGATATAGATGCTATAAAAAATAATAGAATCTACAAAATAGGACTTATTGATTTAGCTCCAGGAATAAGAAACTCAAAAGCTGTCGAAAAACTATATAATATGTTTTATGGAAATGAAAAGTAA
- a CDS encoding iron ABC transporter permease, producing MKVRKEKYNLFFLILLVSLILSILIGVSFGSSYISIKNVYQFLSNRILNKEIFSPTWKKNIEAIIWEIRVPRVLLSAITGGGLAISGVLMQCITKNPIADPYILGISSGASAGAVAVIIFGGATIGMLGITGGAFIGAIICGVIVFIIGTENGKNISTVRLILTGLAVSTIFSSITNILVYSAKNSNQVRSAVFWSMGSLGRAKWGELLIPFLALAIVFILSILLSKSLDILLLGDNTAKMVGMNIGKIKTIIILSSTILISILVALTGSIGFIGLIVPHICRYFCGSSHKKLLTLSILVGAIFLILCDTIARTIFPPRDIPIGIITSIIGGPFFLSMIGIKSFSFGGKNGRS from the coding sequence ATGAAAGTGAGAAAGGAAAAATATAACCTATTTTTTTTAATCCTTTTAGTTTCTTTAATATTGAGTATCTTAATAGGAGTTTCCTTTGGAAGTAGCTATATCTCCATAAAAAATGTATATCAGTTTTTAAGCAATAGAATTTTAAATAAAGAAATTTTTTCTCCTACTTGGAAGAAGAATATCGAGGCTATTATTTGGGAGATAAGAGTGCCAAGAGTGTTGCTCTCTGCAATTACAGGGGGAGGACTTGCAATTTCTGGAGTATTAATGCAATGTATAACTAAAAATCCCATAGCTGATCCATATATTTTAGGTATCTCTTCTGGAGCATCTGCTGGAGCAGTGGCAGTTATTATTTTTGGTGGAGCAACTATAGGTATGTTAGGAATCACAGGTGGAGCTTTTATTGGAGCTATTATTTGTGGAGTAATTGTTTTTATAATTGGAACAGAAAATGGAAAGAATATATCAACAGTTAGACTAATATTAACTGGTTTAGCTGTTTCAACTATATTTTCATCTATAACAAATATATTAGTCTATTCAGCTAAAAACTCAAATCAAGTGAGATCAGCAGTGTTCTGGAGTATGGGAAGTTTAGGTAGAGCAAAGTGGGGAGAATTATTAATACCATTTCTTGCATTAGCCATTGTCTTTATATTATCTATTCTTCTATCTAAATCATTGGATATTTTACTTTTAGGAGATAATACAGCAAAAATGGTTGGAATGAATATTGGAAAGATTAAAACAATTATCATTCTTTCATCTACTATTTTAATCTCTATTTTAGTTGCTCTTACAGGTTCAATCGGTTTTATAGGTTTGATAGTTCCACATATATGTAGATATTTTTGTGGTAGTTCACATAAAAAACTTTTAACATTATCTATTTTAGTTGGAGCAATATTTTTAATCTTGTGTGATACAATAGCTCGTACAATTTTTCCACCAAGAGATATACCTATTGGAATAATAACATCTATTATAGGAGGTCCTTTTTTCCTATCTATGATTGGAATAAAGAGTTTCTCTTTTGGAGGTAAAAATGGTAGAAGTTAA
- a CDS encoding ABC transporter ATP-binding protein — protein sequence MVEVKNLFYKIKDKSILNDISIKFSEKKFIGIIGPNGAGKSTLLKNIYGVLTPSNGDIFIDGKNIKNINGKERAKKIAVLSQEDREEFDFSIEEIVKMGRYPHKSIFENYSSNDREIAISMLKKVGMENYIGRNFNELSGGEKQRVLIARALAQDTPILILDEPTNHLDIGYQLQLLHLIKHLDKNVIAALHDLNVAAIFCDYIYILKDGKLIEEGTPEQVLNRENLKNIFNIECYIGKNPINDKVQISYTTSHYHVNGVGSDHYHDDHFTGIHTHIIEKN from the coding sequence ATGGTAGAAGTTAAAAATCTATTTTATAAGATAAAGGATAAAAGTATTTTAAATGATATATCAATAAAATTTTCTGAAAAAAAGTTTATAGGCATAATCGGACCTAACGGAGCTGGTAAATCTACACTTTTAAAAAATATCTATGGAGTATTAACTCCAAGCAATGGAGATATTTTTATTGATGGGAAGAATATTAAAAATATAAATGGAAAAGAGAGAGCTAAAAAGATAGCTGTTTTATCTCAAGAGGATAGAGAAGAGTTTGATTTCAGTATTGAAGAGATAGTAAAGATGGGAAGATACCCACATAAAAGTATATTTGAAAATTACTCCAGTAATGATAGAGAGATTGCTATAAGTATGCTAAAAAAGGTGGGAATGGAAAATTATATAGGTAGAAATTTTAATGAGTTATCTGGTGGAGAGAAACAGAGAGTTTTAATTGCTAGAGCATTAGCACAGGATACGCCTATATTGATACTTGATGAGCCTACTAACCATTTGGATATTGGATATCAACTACAACTTTTACATTTAATTAAGCATTTAGATAAAAATGTAATTGCTGCTCTCCATGATCTCAATGTTGCTGCTATATTTTGTGATTATATCTATATATTAAAAGATGGTAAACTTATTGAAGAGGGAACACCAGAACAAGTTTTAAATAGAGAGAACTTAAAAAATATTTTTAATATTGAATGCTATATAGGAAAAAATCCAATAAATGATAAAGTTCAAATATCATATACTACAAGTCACTATCATGTTAATGGAGTAGGATCAGATCACTACCATGATGATCACTTTACAGGAATACATACACATATTATAGAAAAAAATTAA